TTCGGCTTGGTACGCCTCATCTCTAACCTTGGCGGCTTCAAGACGAGATTCGGTCGAGTTATTCACAAGTAATCATCGACAACGAGCTCAAGGAAACAGTCTTGCATCTAGTATCCACAGCATATCTTGCGCCCTCGACACCTTCCACCTCGCTCCTCAGTCAGGCCCGTATCAAGGGCATACTACTCTACGGGCCTCCAGGAACAGGCAAGACGCATCTAACGCGATCAATCGCCAAAGAGTCTGGAGCATCCATGCTTTGCGTTGACGGCGCCGCCTTATTGTCCAAATACGTCGGCGAGATTGAGAAGAACATCAAGGCAGCATTCACCTTGGCCTCGAAACTGTATCCCTGTGTCCTCTTCATTGACGAAGTGGACTCTCTATTCTACGATCGCGGAATGGCTAGGAGAAGTTGGGAGCGCGGCGCAGTGACTCAATTTCTCACACAGATGGATGGGCTAGCACAGAACAACAAAGCGCCGTGTGTTATTGTTGCTACGAATCGCCCCGATACACTAGACAAGGCTTTCTTGCGTCGACTACCGCAGAAGATCCCGATCGGTCTTCCTGATACGAAATCGCGCTCCAAGATACTAGGGGTGCTTCTCGAGGGCGAAGAGCTGGAGCCTCTGGTCGAGATTGACTCCTTGGCTCGGGAGACAGAGGGCTACTCGGGATCTGACCTGCGCAGTCTGTGTGCAGAGGCAGCACTGA
The window above is part of the Fusarium falciforme chromosome 3, complete sequence genome. Proteins encoded here:
- a CDS encoding AAA domain-containing protein; translated protein: MTALRQECNPAEQNLVDCVINPDEIRSSYSQVIIDNELKETVLHLVSTAYLAPSTPSTSLLSQARIKGILLYGPPGTGKTHLTRSIAKESGASMLCVDGAALLSKYVGEIEKNIKAAFTLASKLYPCVLFIDEVDSLFYDRGMARRSWERGAVTQFLTQMDGLAQNNKAPCVIVATNRPDTLDKAFLRRLPQKIPIGLPDTKSRSKILGVLLEGEELEPLVEIDSLARETEGYSGSDLRSLCAEAALIWAIEHTEEGHENASSGESDKMRLGLTHFAKALQRIRPSVSKKDLFELESFTERFNPHSVQ